Sequence from the Acidihalobacter prosperus genome:
CGCATCAGCGCGATGGTCAGCGGCCAGCGCAGCGCGGCGCAGAAGGGGCAGTAGTCGGCGCCAACGTAGAGTACGGTGCTCTTGCCGGCAGCCTGACCCGGGTTGGGGCCCTTGATTGCCTGCATGGAGGTGAAATCGGGGGCGCGGGTGGCGGCCAGGCCCTCCTGCGAGGCCTTTTGCAGGTTTTTGACGATGCCCGGTTCGAGCGGCTGGTCGAGCGTGGCATCGGCTCTTGGCGGCATCAGGCTGCCCGCATGGGCGGAAAGAGCGGCGAGCAGCGGCAGGGCAGCGAGGGCGGCCGACCGGAGCGGCGAGAGGGTTCTGGATTGGCGCATGAAGCTTTGGCTCCCTTATCGGAAAAGTGCGTGAAACGGAATGACGTCCACCGTGGCCCCGGCGGCCATTGGGCCGGCATCGCGGGGCAGTCGGATCAGGCAGTTGGCGCGGCTCATGCCGCTCAGTATATGCGACGACTGCAGCCCGGAGGTCTCGACTTCCAATGTGCCGTCGGGTCGCTGCGTGAGCACGCCACGCTGAAAATCCGTGCGCCCCGGGTTCTTGCGTAGCGCCGAGCGGGCGGTCGCGCGCAGGATCAACGGCGCAGCGTAGGATTCGCCGCGCAGACGGCGCAGCGCGGGCGCAACGAACAGGGCGAAGGTCACCATCACCGCGACGGGGTTGCCTGGCAGGCCGAAGAACCAGGCATTGTCCACGCGCCCGAAATTCAGAGGCCGCCCCGGTTTCATGGCGATCTTCCAGAATTGCGCGGCACCGTGTTCGCGCAGCACGCGGGTGACATGATCGGCGGCGCCCACCGAGGCACCGCCGCTGGTGACAATCAGGTCGGCCTGCGCCGCGGCTTGCGCCATCACGCGCCGGGTGGCGGCCTCGTCGTCGGGAATGCGGCCGAGGTCGGTGGCTTCGACACCGGTTTCGCGCAGCAGGCCATGGAGCGTATGGCGGTTGCTGTCGTAGATTTCGCCCTCGCCGAGCGCTTCGCCGGCGCTGCGCAGTTCGTCGCCGGTGGAAAAATAGGCCACGCGAGGCAGGCGGCGCACGTCGACCTCGGTCAGACCCAGCGAGGCGAGCAGGCCCAGCTCGGCGCTGCCGACGCGGTGCCCGGCCGGAAGCACCGTGCTGCCGGCCGCGATGTCCTCGCCGGCTTGACGCACGTTGGCGCCCGCAGCAGGCGCCTGCTCGACGCGGATGCGCTCGCCCTCCACGCGCACATGTTCCTGCTGGACCACCGTATCGGCGTCGCGAGGCATGACGCCGCCGGTCATCACACGCACGCATTCCCCGGGGCCGATGTCGCCGCGGTAGGGGTGGCCGGCGAAGGCCTCGCCCACGATGCGGAAGGCTGTGCCCATGGCGAGTTCGTCTGCGCGCAGGGCATAGCCGTCCATGGCCGAGTTGGCGTGCGGCGGCACGTCGATCGGCGCGGAGACAGGTTGTGCCAGCACCCGCCCGAGGGCGCCGTGCAGGTCGACGCGCTGCGCGCCCTCAAGCGGTTGCACCGTCTCCAGCACACGGGCCAGTGCCGCCTCCACCGTCAGCGCCTCGGGATCGGTTTCGTCGCAACTGCTGGGAATGCTCATCGGTTTCTCCTTGCCTGCGTCAGCCCGCCAGACAGTGGCGAACGACGAATTCGGCCACGGTGTCGGGCGTGTCGATATCCAGCTGCGGCAGTCGCGTGTCCAGCCGGGTGTCTCTGACCACGGCGATGATATCCGGATCGTCCGGGTACAGCAGCGGCTTGCCCACGGCGGCGCGGTGGACTTCGATCTTGGGGAAGTGTTCGTGCTTGAAACCCTCGACCAGCACCAGATCGGCCCGTGCGGGATCGAGGTGGGCGAGCAGTTCGGCGAGTTCGGGCTCGCGCTCGTCGGGCGATTCCACCATCAGCGCCCAGCGTCGGCGCGAGGCGATCAGCATCTGCTCGGCGCCGGCCTTGCGCAGGGTATGGCTGTCCTTGCCGGGCTGGTCGATGTCGAAATCGTGGTGCGCGTGCTTGATCATGGCCACGCGCAGGCCGCGTGCGCGCAGCAGCGGCAGCAGGCGCGCCAGCAGCGTGGTCTTGCCGCTGCCGCTCCAGGCGGCGAAGCCGAGCACCGGTCGGGGATACGAAAATGCGGACATGCGATCGGGTCTGCGGGTGTGAAGGCCTGCGGATGATCGCGTAAGCCGCGGCTCGGGGCAACGTCGATGCTATGCTTTAACCCGTCCTCGACTCGGGAGCAGCACTTTGAAGCGCCTCCATGCGCTGGTTTTGCTGATTTTCGGCCTTGCGCTGCCGCCGGTCGCTGCCGCCGCATCCCAGGGGCTGGCCGTGATGCTGTCGCTCGACGGTCGGCTCGACACGGCCAGCGTGTCGCACCTGCGGCATGAGCTTGCCGTGGCCCGCGACCGCGATGCCGTTCTTGTCGTGCTCACTCTGAACGCGCGCGGCATCGTGGCGGAGGCGGCGAGCCAAGCCATCGAGGCGATACTGCATTCGCCGGTGCCCGTCGCCTGTCTGGCCTATCCGTCCGGTACGCGCCTTGCGGCAGACGCAACGCGTCTGCTGTCCGCCTGCGGGGTGGCGGCGATGGCGCCGGGCACCCGCCTGGATCTGGCGGCCTCGACCCAGGCATTGCGTCCCTTGGCGGATCGCAATGGTCGAATGGTCGACTGGCAACAGATCGACGTTCATGCGGGCAAGGATCTGACCGCCGCCGAAGCCCAGCATGCACGCCTCGTGGATCTGCTGGCGACCGGCCCGGAGGCGCTGCTGCTCGCGCTCGACGGGCACCGCGTGCGCAGCCATGCCGGCTGGCAGGTGTTGCATACGGACAACCTGCGTCTCGTGCACGACAATCCGGGGGAGAAGGAGGGCATCATGGCGTGGATCAGCGATCCCAACGTGGCATTTCTGCTGCTGCTCATCGGTTTCTACGGCATCGTCTTCGAGCTCGCCGGTCCGGGGCTCATCCTGCCGGGTACCCTCGGCGCGGTATCCCTGATCCTGGCACTGATCGCCTTGCAGGACATGCCGATCAACTATCTGGGCATGGGGCTGATGCTGGTCGGCATTGCGATGATGGTGGGCGAGAGCTTCGTCGCCCTGTTCGCGGTGCTCGGGCTTGCCGGCGTGGTCGTGTTCACGGCCGGGTCGCTGCTTATGTTCGATACGCACGACATCCGCGTCTCCCTGCCCATGATCGGCGCCACGGCGGCGGTTTCGGCCGGATTTTTCCTGTGGCTGATCGGCCGTCTGCTGCGCCTGCGGCGGCGCGGCGCGGTCAGCGGCCGCGAGGCCATGATCGGCGCCCGAGGCGTGGTCGCGGAGGATTTTGCCGGAACCGGGCACATCCATGTCAACGGCGAACTCTGGCGCGCGCGCTGCGACGCCGCATTGCAGCGCGGCCAGCATGTGCGCATTACGGCGATCGACGGCCTTGAACTTACGGTAATTCCTGAGGAGAAATGAATATGTATATGATTATTCCGGTATTATTGGTTCTTGGTATCGCCTTCGCGTCGATACGCGTGGTGCCCGAATACCAGCGCGGCGTGGTGTTCTTCCTGGGGCGCTTTCAGGCCGTCAAGGGGCCGGGACTGATTTTCGTCATCCCCGTCATCCAGCAGGTGGTGCGCGTGGATCTGCGCGTCATCACCATGGACGTGCCCAGCCAGGACGTCATCTCGCGCGACAACGTCACGGTCAAGGTCAACGCCGTGCTGTACTTCCGCGTGGTCGACGCGGAAAAGGCGATCATCCAGGTGGAGAACTATTACATGGCGACCAGTCAGCTCGCGCAGACCACGCTGCGTTCCGTGCTCGGCAAGCACGAGCTGGACGAGATGCTGGCCGAGCGCGACCGCCTCAACAGCGACATCCAGGAGATCCTCGACGAGCAGACCTCCTCCTGGGGCATCAAGGTGACCAACGTCGAGCTCAAGCAGGTCGAGCTGGACGAGAGCATGGTGCGCGCCATCTCGCGCCAGGCCGAGGCCGAGCGCGAGCGCCGCGCCAAGGTGATCAACGCCGAGGGCGAGCTGCAGGCCTCGCAGACCCTGCTGCAGGCTGCCAGCGTCATCGCGCAGAATCCGCAGGCGCTGCAGTTGCGCTATCTGCAGACGGTCAGCGACATGTCCACGCGCAACAGCTCCACTATCCTGTTCCCGTTGCCCATGGACCTGTTCAAGCCGATGATGCAGGCCGTTTCGCCGGGCAAGGGCGCCGCGGACAACGATGCCGGCTGACGCTGCCGAAGCAGCACCCTGGCGCGGCCAGATCGAGGCCTTTCTGGACGCCCTGTGGGCCGAGCGGGGTCTGTCGGACCACACCCTGACCGCCTACCGCCACGATCTCGAAGGCCTGGCGCGCGCGCTCGACCGGCAGGGGCTCGGCCTGCTGCAGGCGCGCCGCGAACACCTGCTCGACTATCTCAGCAGTCGGCTGGCGGCGGGCGGCAGCCCGCGTTCCAGCGCACGCCTGCTGTCGACCCTGCGCCGCTTCTACCGCCAGATGCAGCGCGACGGCCGCATTGCCGGCGATCCCACCGCCGAGATCGACCCGCCGCGGCTCGGCCGGCCGCTGCCGGACGCGCTTTCCGAGGCGGATGTGGAGCATCTGCTGGCCGCCCCGGCGGTATCCACGCCCGAAGGCCTGCGCGACCGCGCCATGCTGGAGCTGCTGTACGCCACCGGCCTGCGCGTGTCCGAGCTGGTGGGGCTGGTCGAATCGCGACTCAACCTCAGACACGGCGTGGTACGGGTGATCGGCAAGGGCTCGCGCGAGCGCCTGGTGCCGGTGGGCGACGAGGCCTCCGCCTGGGTCGAGCGCTATCTGGCCGAGGCGCGGCCCGAGCTGATGAAGGGCCACGGCGTCAGTACGGCGCTGTTCGTCACCCGCCGCGGCGGACCGATGACGCGGCAGGCCTTCTGGTATCTCATCCGCCGCCACGCCCGCCATGCCGGGATCGACAAGCACCTCTCGCCGCACACCCTGCGCCACGCCTTCGCCACGCATCTGCTCAACCACGGCGCCGATCTGCGCGTGGTGCAGATGCTGCTCGGCCACAGCGACCTCTCCACCACCCAGATCTACACCCACGTCGCCAAGGCCCGTCTGCAGGCCCTGCATGCCGCGCATCACCCGCGCGGCTGATATGCTATCCGCCTGCGATTTCCTCATCCCGGAAACTTCATGTCCCTCATTTCGAAACGCCTGTTCGTCTCGACCCTCGCCTGCTGTCTGCTGATGCCCGCCGCGGCACTGGCCGATGCCGGCAAGACCGCCGCCGACGGCGCCAAGGCCCTGCGCCAGCGCCTCGTCAAGCTCATCCCAGGCCAAGCGCCGGATGCCGTCGAGCCGACGCCGATTCCCGGCCTGTTTCAGGTCCGCTATGGGCTCAAGGTGTTCTATCTCACCGGCAACGGCCGCTACCTGATCCAGGGCCAGCTCGTCGATCTCAAGGACCGTCAGAACCTCACCGACACCAGCCTGGACAAGGCCCGCCTCGGTCTGATCGACGCGTTGCCGGCGAGCAGCTTCATCGAGTACCGCCCCAAGGGCAAGGCACGCTATACCATCAGCGTGTTCAGCGACGTCGACTGCCCCTACTGCCGGGCGCTGCACGCCGAGGTGCCGGCGCTCAACCGCAAGGGCGTGGCCGTGCGCTATCTCTTCTTCCCGCGCAGCGGTCCGGATACGCCGTCGTACTACACCGCCGTCAGCGCCTGGTGCGCCAAGGATCGGCAGACCGCCTTCACCCGCGCCATGGAAGGCAAGGCCATCCCCAAGGCCACCTGCGCCAACCCGGTCAAGCGCGACTTCGATCTCGGCGTGCGTTTCGGCGTCGAAGGCACCCCCACCATCGTCCTGCAGAACGGCCAGGTCCTCCCCGGTTACCTGCCGGTGGACAAGCTGATGCAGGCGATCAAGGACGCCTCGGCGAGCTAGGGTCGAACGCGTCTGCCTGACCCGCGAGGACATTGGCCGAATCAGGCAACCAGCCGTCGCAGCCGCGAGATGTCCCGCAGGGGCGGGGCGCCGAACATGCGGTTGTATTCGCGGCTGAATTGCGAGGGACTCTCGTAGCCGACATTGAACGAGGCGGTCGACGCATCCAGGTTTTCGGTCAGCATCAGGCGCCGTGCCTCGTGCAGGCGCAGCCATTTCTGGTACTGCAGCGGGCTCATGGCGGTCATGGCGCGGAAATGGTGGTGCAGGGTGGACGGGCTCATGTCGACCTGCCTGGCGAGTTCGTCGATGCGCAGGGTTTGCCGGAAGTTTTCCTTCAGCCACTCGATGGCCCGCGCGATCTGATTGCCCTGGCTGCCCATGGAGGCGATGTGACGCAGGCGCATGCCCTGGTCGCCGACCAGCAGGCGGTAGGTGATTTCCCGCTGGATCAGCGGTGCCAGAATCGGCAGGTCCTGCGGCTCGTCCAGCAGATCGAGCAGGCGCTCGAAGGCCTGGAGCAGCGGCAATGTCATCTCGCCCGTGGCCATCCCGCGCCCGCCCTGGTTCGCGCGCGGCGCAGGGAGGTGGCTGTCGACCATCAGCTGCGAGACCTCGCGCAGGTCGAGCACCAGCTTCAGGCCCAGATAGGGCCTTTCCGGGCTCGCCTCGATAATCTGGAAATCCGTCGGCAGGTGCGTGGAGGTGATCAGGTAGCGCTGCGCGTCGTAGACGTAGACGTCGCTGCCGAGAATGACGCGCTTGGCGCCCTGCACGACCATGCAGATGCTCGGCTCGTACAGCCCGCCCACGGGCTCCGTCGGCCCGTGTTTGCGATACAGCGACAGGGGCGGAATCGCGCTCGGCGACAGTTCCCCGGCGGCCGTGAAACGCCCGATGCGATGACGCAGGCCAGCCAGGGCCTGCTCGATCGGCTCAAGGGGTTCAATCGGGTCGGTCGATGCCGGCATCGCTGCGCTCCACGCTCACAAGGCTGTCCGTCAGCCTAATCCTTGCCGTGCGCGAAATCCATTCGTCCGGAGGATCAGGCAATAAAACAACTCAAATGGTCTAACCGGGCTCCTGGGTCGCCACCTATTATGCAATCCGAGTTCGCTCACGGATATCGCAATGCCCCGCAGGCCGGGGCTTGACCCGTCCTACCGCTACACCCGATGGAGGTGCCACGATGCATGCACATGGATACGCCACTCATTCAGCTACCGAAGCCCTGGGTCCATTCGATTTCGAGCGACGCGAGCCGCGTCCGCAGGATGTGGCGATCGAGATTCAGTATTGCGGCATTTGCCATTCCGACATCCACACGGCGCGCAGCGAATGGGGCAAGACCCATTACCCCTTCGTGCCGGGCCACGAGATCGTCGGCCGCGTGACGGCCGTCGGCAGCGAGGTCACCCGCTTCAAGGCCGGCGATCTGGTCGGCGTCGGCTGCCTGGTCGACAGTTGCGGGCACTGCGAGTCCTGCAACGAGGGCCTGGAGCAGTATTGCGAAAACGGCTGGACGGGCACCTACGGCAGCGAAGACAAGATCGGCGGCACGCCGCACACCCACACCTTCGGCGGCTATTCCGACCGGATCACGGTCGACGAGCACTTCGTGCTGAGCATTCCGGAAAACCTCGATCCGGCCGCCGCCGCGCCGTTGCTGTGCGCCGGCATCACCACCTATTCCCCACTCAAGCACTGGAAGGTGGGCGCGGGGCAGAAGGTGGGCGTGATCGGGCTCGGCGGCCTGGGCCACATGGGGGTGAAGTTCGCCCGCGCCATGGGCGCGCATGTGGTCATGATCACCACCTCGCCGGGCAAGGCCGCGGACGCGGAGAAGCTCGGCGCGCATGAGGTGCTGATCTCGAAGGACGCCGAAGCCATGCAGGCCGCCATGGGCAGCTTCGACTTCCTGCTCAACACCATCCCGGTCGGGCACGACGTCGACCCCTACATGAACCTGCTCAAGCGGGACGGCGCGATGGTGATCGTGGGCGCGGTCGAACCGCTCACCCGGGTCAACGGCGTGCCGTTCATCTTCAAGCGCCGCACGATGGCGGGTTCGCTGATCGGCGGGCTTCCTGAGACCCAGGAAATGCTCGATTTCTGCGGCGAACACAACATCGTCTGCGACATCGAAATGATCGACATGCGGGACGTGAACGCCGCCTACGACCGCACGGTCAAGGGCGACGTGAAATACCGTTTCGTCATCGACATGGCGACGCTGAAAAACGGCGCCGCCTGAGCCATCGAGGAGGTCGCCATGAGCGCAGCACAGCCATCGCCAGATGAGATGCAGATATTCCGCGCCGGCGCGAGCGAGCCCATCCAGGGATTGAGCGACTGGTTCACCGGCAACGTGCATATCGAAAAGGCCTTCGCCGCGCCGGCCCCGGCGCGCGTGGGGGTCGCCCTCGTCAGCTTCGAGCCGGGGGCGCGCACCCACTGGCACACCCATCCGCTGGGGCAGGTCCTGGTCGTGACCGAGGGCGTCGGCTGGACCCAGTGCGAAAACGGCCCCAAGACCGAGATCCGCCCCGGCGACATGATCTGGTGCAACTGCGACCGCCGCCACTGGCACGGCGCGACCGACACCACGGCCATGAAACACGTCGCCATCAACGAATACCTGGACGGCAAACCCGTCGACTGGCTGGAACCCGTTCCCGACGCGACCTACCTCGCAACCGAGGTCAGGA
This genomic interval carries:
- a CDS encoding NAD(P)-dependent alcohol dehydrogenase, which encodes MHAHGYATHSATEALGPFDFERREPRPQDVAIEIQYCGICHSDIHTARSEWGKTHYPFVPGHEIVGRVTAVGSEVTRFKAGDLVGVGCLVDSCGHCESCNEGLEQYCENGWTGTYGSEDKIGGTPHTHTFGGYSDRITVDEHFVLSIPENLDPAAAAPLLCAGITTYSPLKHWKVGAGQKVGVIGLGGLGHMGVKFARAMGAHVVMITTSPGKAADAEKLGAHEVLISKDAEAMQAAMGSFDFLLNTIPVGHDVDPYMNLLKRDGAMVIVGAVEPLTRVNGVPFIFKRRTMAGSLIGGLPETQEMLDFCGEHNIVCDIEMIDMRDVNAAYDRTVKGDVKYRFVIDMATLKNGAA
- the moeA gene encoding molybdopterin molybdotransferase MoeA — its product is MSIPSSCDETDPEALTVEAALARVLETVQPLEGAQRVDLHGALGRVLAQPVSAPIDVPPHANSAMDGYALRADELAMGTAFRIVGEAFAGHPYRGDIGPGECVRVMTGGVMPRDADTVVQQEHVRVEGERIRVEQAPAAGANVRQAGEDIAAGSTVLPAGHRVGSAELGLLASLGLTEVDVRRLPRVAYFSTGDELRSAGEALGEGEIYDSNRHTLHGLLRETGVEATDLGRIPDDEAATRRVMAQAAAQADLIVTSGGASVGAADHVTRVLREHGAAQFWKIAMKPGRPLNFGRVDNAWFFGLPGNPVAVMVTFALFVAPALRRLRGESYAAPLILRATARSALRKNPGRTDFQRGVLTQRPDGTLEVETSGLQSSHILSGMSRANCLIRLPRDAGPMAAGATVDVIPFHALFR
- a CDS encoding slipin family protein codes for the protein MYMIIPVLLVLGIAFASIRVVPEYQRGVVFFLGRFQAVKGPGLIFVIPVIQQVVRVDLRVITMDVPSQDVISRDNVTVKVNAVLYFRVVDAEKAIIQVENYYMATSQLAQTTLRSVLGKHELDEMLAERDRLNSDIQEILDEQTSSWGIKVTNVELKQVELDESMVRAISRQAEAERERRAKVINAEGELQASQTLLQAASVIAQNPQALQLRYLQTVSDMSTRNSSTILFPLPMDLFKPMMQAVSPGKGAADNDAG
- the mobB gene encoding molybdopterin-guanine dinucleotide biosynthesis protein B; translation: MSAFSYPRPVLGFAAWSGSGKTTLLARLLPLLRARGLRVAMIKHAHHDFDIDQPGKDSHTLRKAGAEQMLIASRRRWALMVESPDEREPELAELLAHLDPARADLVLVEGFKHEHFPKIEVHRAAVGKPLLYPDDPDIIAVVRDTRLDTRLPQLDIDTPDTVAEFVVRHCLAG
- a CDS encoding (R)-mandelonitrile lyase — its product is MSAAQPSPDEMQIFRAGASEPIQGLSDWFTGNVHIEKAFAAPAPARVGVALVSFEPGARTHWHTHPLGQVLVVTEGVGWTQCENGPKTEIRPGDMIWCNCDRRHWHGATDTTAMKHVAINEYLDGKPVDWLEPVPDATYLATEVRKD
- a CDS encoding DsbC family protein produces the protein MSLISKRLFVSTLACCLLMPAAALADAGKTAADGAKALRQRLVKLIPGQAPDAVEPTPIPGLFQVRYGLKVFYLTGNGRYLIQGQLVDLKDRQNLTDTSLDKARLGLIDALPASSFIEYRPKGKARYTISVFSDVDCPYCRALHAEVPALNRKGVAVRYLFFPRSGPDTPSYYTAVSAWCAKDRQTAFTRAMEGKAIPKATCANPVKRDFDLGVRFGVEGTPTIVLQNGQVLPGYLPVDKLMQAIKDASAS
- a CDS encoding NfeD family protein, which encodes MKRLHALVLLIFGLALPPVAAAASQGLAVMLSLDGRLDTASVSHLRHELAVARDRDAVLVVLTLNARGIVAEAASQAIEAILHSPVPVACLAYPSGTRLAADATRLLSACGVAAMAPGTRLDLAASTQALRPLADRNGRMVDWQQIDVHAGKDLTAAEAQHARLVDLLATGPEALLLALDGHRVRSHAGWQVLHTDNLRLVHDNPGEKEGIMAWISDPNVAFLLLLIGFYGIVFELAGPGLILPGTLGAVSLILALIALQDMPINYLGMGLMLVGIAMMVGESFVALFAVLGLAGVVVFTAGSLLMFDTHDIRVSLPMIGATAAVSAGFFLWLIGRLLRLRRRGAVSGREAMIGARGVVAEDFAGTGHIHVNGELWRARCDAALQRGQHVRITAIDGLELTVIPEEK
- a CDS encoding AraC family transcriptional regulator, with translation MPASTDPIEPLEPIEQALAGLRHRIGRFTAAGELSPSAIPPLSLYRKHGPTEPVGGLYEPSICMVVQGAKRVILGSDVYVYDAQRYLITSTHLPTDFQIIEASPERPYLGLKLVLDLREVSQLMVDSHLPAPRANQGGRGMATGEMTLPLLQAFERLLDLLDEPQDLPILAPLIQREITYRLLVGDQGMRLRHIASMGSQGNQIARAIEWLKENFRQTLRIDELARQVDMSPSTLHHHFRAMTAMSPLQYQKWLRLHEARRLMLTENLDASTASFNVGYESPSQFSREYNRMFGAPPLRDISRLRRLVA
- the xerD gene encoding site-specific tyrosine recombinase XerD gives rise to the protein MPADAAEAAPWRGQIEAFLDALWAERGLSDHTLTAYRHDLEGLARALDRQGLGLLQARREHLLDYLSSRLAAGGSPRSSARLLSTLRRFYRQMQRDGRIAGDPTAEIDPPRLGRPLPDALSEADVEHLLAAPAVSTPEGLRDRAMLELLYATGLRVSELVGLVESRLNLRHGVVRVIGKGSRERLVPVGDEASAWVERYLAEARPELMKGHGVSTALFVTRRGGPMTRQAFWYLIRRHARHAGIDKHLSPHTLRHAFATHLLNHGADLRVVQMLLGHSDLSTTQIYTHVAKARLQALHAAHHPRG